A portion of the Cetobacterium somerae ATCC BAA-474 genome contains these proteins:
- a CDS encoding replication-associated recombination protein A: protein MQSIFGGNFEDAKPLSTRLRPQKFVDFKGQEKLLGKNGVLRKIIEGKSLSNMILYGPSGSGKSSLGEIISKELNYNFETLNATVASLNDLREIVEKAKRNLELYGKRTILFLDEIHRFNKTQQDALLSYTESGILILVGATTENPYHSLNNALLSRCLIFEFKPLTRDNIREILIKGENLLNLQLPEEVRDVILDISQGDSRVALNYLELYKNSCMGYSKEEIIDIFRERKASYHKEEDKYNIISAMIKSIRGSDPDSAVYWLARLLHGGEDPRYIARRIFIHASEDIGMANPEAMLIANSAMNASEKIGMPEIRIILSQAVIYLAISTKSNSSYMAIDKALKDIEDGDLEPVPIHIGTGAVGYKYPHNYENNFVEQKYRANRKKYYIPGNNRNEKLIEEKLDKLWKLK from the coding sequence ATGCAAAGTATATTTGGTGGAAATTTTGAAGATGCAAAACCTCTATCTACTCGTTTAAGGCCTCAGAAGTTTGTAGATTTTAAAGGGCAAGAAAAACTTCTAGGAAAAAATGGTGTTCTTAGAAAAATAATAGAGGGTAAATCTTTATCTAATATGATTTTATATGGACCATCAGGCTCTGGAAAAAGTTCATTGGGTGAAATAATATCTAAAGAGTTAAACTATAATTTTGAGACTTTAAATGCAACAGTAGCAAGTTTAAATGATTTAAGAGAGATTGTAGAAAAAGCTAAAAGAAATTTAGAGTTATATGGGAAAAGAACAATTTTATTTTTAGATGAAATTCATAGATTTAATAAAACTCAACAAGATGCGTTATTGTCTTATACAGAGTCAGGAATATTAATTTTAGTTGGAGCTACTACTGAAAATCCTTATCATAGTCTAAACAATGCACTATTATCAAGGTGTTTAATCTTTGAATTTAAACCTTTAACAAGAGATAATATAAGAGAGATTTTAATAAAAGGTGAAAATTTATTAAATTTACAACTTCCCGAAGAGGTAAGAGATGTTATTTTAGATATTTCTCAAGGAGATAGTAGAGTAGCTTTAAATTACTTAGAATTATATAAAAATAGTTGTATGGGATACTCTAAAGAAGAGATAATAGATATTTTCAGAGAAAGAAAAGCCTCTTATCATAAGGAAGAGGATAAATATAATATAATTTCAGCTATGATAAAAAGTATAAGAGGAAGCGATCCAGACTCAGCAGTATATTGGTTAGCAAGGCTTCTTCATGGTGGAGAGGATCCACGATATATAGCAAGAAGAATATTTATCCATGCAAGTGAAGACATTGGTATGGCTAATCCAGAAGCTATGTTAATAGCAAATAGTGCTATGAATGCAAGTGAAAAAATAGGAATGCCAGAAATAAGGATAATTTTATCTCAGGCAGTTATTTATTTAGCAATATCAACAAAAAGTAATTCAAGCTATATGGCAATAGATAAAGCTTTAAAAGATATAGAGGATGGAGACTTAGAACCGGTTCCAATACATATAGGGACTGGAGCGGTAGGATATAAATATCCTCATAATTATGAAAATAATTTTGTGGAGCAAAAATATAGAGCAAATAGAAAAAAATACTATATTCCAGGAAATAACAGAAATGAAAAACTAATTGAAGAAAAATTAGATAAATTATGGAAATTAAAATAA
- the secG gene encoding preprotein translocase subunit SecG: METLLTLFLFIFAVALIILVLVQPDRSHGMSGSMGMGGSNTVFGVSKDGGPLARATEVVAFLFILSALLLYLVK; the protein is encoded by the coding sequence ATGGAGACACTTTTAACATTGTTTTTATTTATTTTTGCTGTAGCTTTAATAATATTAGTTCTTGTTCAACCAGATAGAAGCCATGGTATGTCAGGTAGCATGGGAATGGGAGGTTCAAATACAGTATTTGGAGTTTCAAAAGACGGAGGACCACTAGCCAGAGCAACTGAAGTAGTAGCATTTTTATTCATACTTTCAGCACTTCTTCTGTATCTAGTAAAATAG
- the aspS gene encoding aspartate--tRNA ligase codes for MTYYRTHNLGELRASNIGETVTLSGWVDTKRDLGGLTFIDLRDREGKTQIVFHTDVAEVSVVERAQKLKNESVIKVVGVVKERQSKNANIPTGDIEVFVTDLEVLNNCDVLPFQISGDENLSENIRLKYRYLDLRRSQMTRNLKMRHKMIMSIRNYMDEKGFLDVDTPILTKSTPEGARDFLVPSRINPGDFYALPQSPQLFKQLLMISGVEKYFQIAKCFRDEDLRADRQPEFTQLDIEMSFIEQKDIMNEIEGLAKRVFKNVTGESADYEFPRMPYAEAMERFGSDKPDTRFGVELKDLTDIMATCGFKGFKSAVEAGGIVKAVVAPGVAEQFSRKILTEYEDYAKTYFGAKGMAWIKLTEEGVNSPIAKFFTEEEMNAIIARTEAKVGDVIMIVADRAKVVYGALGAVRLKLGKELGLINNDEFKFLWVVDFPMFEYDEEEQRYKAQHHPFTSIKAEDMQLFLDGEMDEVRTNSYDLVLNGSEIGGGSIRIFNPEIQSKVFEKLGLSKEEAQEKFGFFVDAFKYGAPPHGGLAFGIDRWLMVMLKEQSIRDVIPFPKTNKGQCLMTEAPSKVDDKQLEELYLDSTYNSEIV; via the coding sequence ATGACGTATTATAGAACTCATAACTTAGGGGAATTAAGAGCTTCAAATATTGGTGAAACAGTTACTTTATCTGGATGGGTTGATACAAAAAGAGACTTAGGTGGATTAACATTTATCGATTTAAGAGATAGAGAAGGAAAAACACAAATAGTTTTCCATACAGATGTAGCAGAAGTTTCAGTTGTAGAAAGAGCACAAAAATTAAAAAATGAATCAGTTATAAAGGTTGTAGGAGTTGTAAAAGAAAGACAAAGCAAAAATGCTAATATTCCTACTGGTGATATTGAAGTATTTGTAACAGATTTAGAAGTTTTAAATAACTGTGATGTTTTACCATTCCAAATATCTGGAGATGAAAATTTAAGCGAAAATATAAGATTAAAATATAGATATTTAGATTTAAGAAGATCTCAAATGACTAGAAATCTAAAAATGAGACATAAAATGATTATGTCAATAAGAAACTATATGGATGAAAAAGGATTCCTAGACGTAGATACTCCAATTTTAACAAAGTCAACACCAGAGGGAGCAAGAGACTTCTTAGTTCCAAGTAGAATTAATCCAGGAGATTTCTATGCTTTACCACAATCACCTCAATTATTTAAGCAATTATTAATGATTTCTGGAGTAGAAAAATATTTCCAAATTGCTAAATGTTTTAGAGATGAAGATTTAAGAGCTGATAGACAACCTGAGTTTACTCAGTTAGATATCGAAATGTCTTTCATAGAGCAAAAAGATATTATGAATGAGATAGAGGGATTAGCTAAAAGAGTATTTAAAAATGTAACAGGAGAATCAGCTGATTACGAATTCCCAAGAATGCCTTATGCAGAAGCTATGGAAAGATTTGGTTCAGATAAACCTGATACAAGATTTGGTGTTGAATTAAAAGATTTAACAGATATAATGGCAACTTGTGGATTCAAAGGATTTAAAAGTGCAGTAGAAGCTGGTGGAATCGTTAAAGCAGTTGTAGCTCCAGGAGTTGCAGAGCAATTCTCAAGAAAAATTTTAACTGAATATGAAGATTATGCAAAAACATATTTTGGTGCAAAAGGAATGGCTTGGATAAAGTTAACAGAAGAGGGAGTTAATTCCCCAATAGCTAAGTTCTTTACTGAAGAAGAGATGAATGCAATCATAGCTAGAACTGAAGCAAAAGTTGGAGATGTAATAATGATTGTAGCAGATAGAGCAAAAGTTGTGTATGGAGCTTTAGGTGCTGTAAGATTAAAGTTAGGAAAAGAATTAGGATTGATTAATAATGATGAATTTAAATTCTTATGGGTAGTAGATTTCCCTATGTTCGAATATGATGAAGAAGAGCAAAGATATAAGGCTCAACATCACCCATTCACATCAATAAAAGCTGAAGATATGCAGTTATTCTTAGATGGAGAAATGGATGAAGTTAGAACTAACTCATACGACTTAGTATTAAATGGATCTGAAATTGGTGGAGGATCAATAAGAATATTTAATCCTGAAATTCAAAGTAAAGTATTTGAAAAGTTAGGTTTATCTAAAGAAGAAGCACAAGAGAAGTTTGGATTCTTTGTGGATGCATTTAAATATGGAGCACCACCACATGGAGGATTAGCTTTTGGTATTGATAGATGGTTAATGGTAATGTTAAAAGAGCAATCAATAAGAGATGTAATCCCATTCCCTAAAACAAATAAAGGTCAATGTTTAATGACAGAAGCACCAAGTAAAGTTGATGATAAGCAATTAGAAGAGCTTTATTTAGATTCAACATATAATTCAGAAATAGTTTAG
- a CDS encoding putative manganese transporter yields MEWIYLFYNVTVEVFYKVGVFVSISLLLIGLIDYKFNGIIIKLLEKDRKNQVYFSALLGLVPGCGGAIVVVPMYILGKVTFGSLVAAFITTMGDAAFILIVGDITAYFKVLIISGITGVICGLFIDYFKIGENIVINKNKQMEKGKDYVNEESGHKHHKHIAHKQGDIVDKVLHRRTDFKYVYLMTHNIWYKIFWLLVIISFPFALEHLLDAHTHENHFIIEYMNISGSIGTILCILYTLLSRKGIQGSNFDKTESKLGSIKETLIHTAEEVAFLVSWVFVAFLGYEILLRYIGGAEGLKLFLENKGFLVVIGAVIIGLIPGCGPQILLAAIYISGGIPFSALVANAICNDGDALFPLLALSKKSALLVTLYNVIPALLIGGFLYLLET; encoded by the coding sequence ATGGAGTGGATTTATCTTTTTTATAATGTTACTGTAGAGGTTTTTTATAAAGTTGGTGTTTTTGTATCAATATCTTTATTATTAATTGGTTTAATAGATTACAAATTTAATGGAATAATAATAAAACTATTAGAAAAAGATAGGAAAAATCAAGTTTATTTTTCAGCATTATTAGGGTTAGTTCCAGGTTGTGGAGGGGCAATAGTTGTAGTTCCAATGTATATTTTAGGAAAAGTAACTTTTGGAAGTTTAGTTGCAGCTTTTATAACAACAATGGGAGATGCTGCCTTTATTTTAATTGTGGGAGATATAACTGCATACTTTAAAGTATTAATAATAAGTGGAATAACTGGAGTAATTTGTGGTTTATTTATAGATTATTTTAAGATTGGTGAAAATATAGTTATAAATAAAAATAAGCAAATGGAAAAAGGGAAGGACTATGTAAATGAAGAGAGTGGACATAAACATCACAAACATATAGCTCATAAACAAGGAGATATAGTTGATAAAGTTTTACATAGAAGAACAGATTTTAAATATGTATACTTAATGACTCATAATATATGGTACAAAATATTTTGGCTTTTGGTAATAATCTCTTTTCCTTTTGCTTTGGAGCATTTATTAGATGCTCATACACATGAAAATCATTTTATAATTGAGTATATGAATATAAGTGGTAGTATAGGAACGATTTTATGTATTTTATATACTTTATTAAGTAGAAAAGGAATACAGGGCAGTAACTTTGACAAAACTGAAAGTAAATTAGGATCAATAAAAGAAACTTTAATACACACAGCAGAAGAAGTGGCATTTTTAGTAAGTTGGGTTTTTGTGGCATTTTTAGGGTATGAGATATTATTGAGATATATAGGTGGAGCTGAAGGCTTAAAACTATTTTTAGAAAACAAGGGTTTTTTAGTAGTAATCGGGGCAGTCATTATCGGGTTAATACCAGGTTGTGGACCTCAAATATTATTAGCTGCTATCTATATATCAGGTGGAATTCCATTTTCAGCGTTGGTAGCTAATGCAATTTGTAATGATGGAGATGCATTATTTCCATTGTTAGCGTTAAGTAAAAAGTCAGCTTTACTAGTTACCTTATATAATGTAATTCCAGCTTTATTAATTGGAGGTTTTTTATATTTATTAGAAACTTAA
- the hisS gene encoding histidine--tRNA ligase — translation MKLIKAVRGTKDIFGDEGIKYDYITRTAQEFFGNYGYSMIKTPIFEETDLFKRGVGEGTDIVEKEMYTFQDRGERSITLRPEGTAAVVRCYLENKIYAKEEVSRYFYAGSMFRYERPQAGRQREFNQIGVEVLGESSPILDAEVIAMGYSFLSKIGVTDLEVTINSVGEKESRQRYRETLLNFLEPMREELCDDCKMRMEKNPLRVLDCKVDKCKELTADAPIITDSLSVEEKAHYETVKKYLTLFNVKYKEDPRLVRGLDYYSSTVYEIVTNKLGSQGTVLGGGRYDNLLKQLGDKEIPAFGFAAGVERIMMLLGEDFPKRELDVYIAWLGEATMDSAFKLANDLRLFGKSVVIDYASKGMKAHMKKADRVGAKNVIIIGEDEMNKGVVMLKDFINRTQEEVSIENIKNILK, via the coding sequence ATGAAGCTAATTAAAGCGGTTAGAGGAACTAAAGATATATTTGGAGATGAAGGAATAAAGTATGACTATATAACGAGGACAGCTCAAGAGTTTTTTGGGAATTATGGGTACTCAATGATAAAAACTCCTATATTTGAAGAAACAGATCTTTTTAAAAGAGGAGTAGGAGAGGGAACAGATATCGTTGAAAAAGAGATGTATACTTTTCAAGATAGAGGAGAAAGAAGTATCACTTTAAGACCAGAAGGAACAGCAGCTGTTGTAAGATGCTATTTAGAAAATAAGATATACGCGAAAGAGGAAGTTTCAAGATATTTTTATGCAGGGTCTATGTTTAGATATGAAAGACCTCAAGCAGGAAGACAAAGAGAGTTCAATCAAATAGGTGTAGAAGTTTTAGGTGAAAGCTCACCGATTTTAGATGCAGAAGTAATTGCAATGGGATATTCTTTTTTAAGTAAAATCGGAGTTACTGATTTAGAAGTAACTATAAATTCTGTAGGAGAAAAAGAAAGCAGACAGAGATATAGAGAAACTCTTTTAAACTTTTTAGAACCAATGAGAGAAGAGCTTTGTGATGATTGTAAAATGAGAATGGAGAAAAATCCACTTAGAGTTTTAGATTGTAAAGTAGATAAATGTAAAGAGTTAACAGCTGATGCACCAATTATAACAGACTCTTTATCAGTAGAAGAAAAAGCACACTATGAAACAGTGAAAAAATATTTAACATTATTTAATGTAAAGTATAAAGAGGATCCAAGACTAGTTAGAGGATTGGATTATTATTCAAGTACAGTTTATGAGATTGTGACAAATAAATTAGGATCACAAGGAACTGTTTTAGGTGGAGGAAGATATGATAATCTTCTAAAGCAACTTGGAGATAAAGAGATACCTGCATTTGGATTTGCAGCAGGAGTTGAAAGAATCATGATGCTTTTAGGTGAGGATTTCCCAAAAAGAGAGTTAGATGTATATATAGCTTGGTTGGGAGAAGCTACTATGGATTCTGCATTTAAGTTAGCTAATGATTTAAGACTTTTTGGAAAATCTGTTGTAATAGATTATGCTTCAAAAGGAATGAAAGCTCATATGAAAAAAGCTGATAGAGTTGGAGCAAAAAATGTTATTATAATAGGTGAGGATGAGATGAATAAAGGTGTTGTTATGCTAAAAGATTTCATCAATAGAACTCAAGAAGAAGTAAGTATAGAAAATATAAAAAATATATTAAAATAA
- a CDS encoding heavy metal translocating P-type ATPase translates to MKKEYEIENLHCGGCASKIQYELDKLAELEGVNVDFYTKKLKFILKEEVNEDELIEKLNKIADKVEPGTYFKKVKNDDSKLSEDEDTHEHNHSHGNELISKLDLIILTIGITLFVVGLTLPKSLQKDIILIIAYGLSGYDILLNALKNLKRGKFLDENFLMSIATVGALALGDFGEAAGVMIFYKIGEFFQDMAVNNSKKSIEKLMSIKPEFANVKDKNGIIEMMNPSKVKVGDILIIKPGERVPLDGVIVSGTTTLDKSALTGESVPVIGEVGSEILSGSININGTIEVKTTKIYSQSTVSRIIDMVQSAGSKKAHAEKFITKFARYYTPLVVFMAILIGFGVPLFYDGNFKLWFSRALIFLVISCPCALVLSVPLTFFSSIGKGSKDGILIKGGNYLERLKNIDTVVFDKTGTLTKGSFKVTKVEVIKGSEKRLMEYAKAGEFYSNHPIGKAILNYGDVEISEWDIQGHNEKAGYGVNALYSGKEILVGSRKFLESHNINVELPEAFGTVVYVAVDSEFIGRIFVEDEIKENSRKTIDELKSQGIDVYMLTGDNKKTGKHIGDILGIDEDKVCTNLLPQDKVSKLEEIKSKSKKGTIFVGDGINDAPVLAMADIGISMGKLGSDIAIESSDIVLMNDDPYKIIEALHLGQRNNQVVLENVGFALGVKIVVMILGVLGIANLWLAIFADVGVSVLAVLNASKILSKKN, encoded by the coding sequence ATGAAAAAAGAGTATGAGATTGAAAATCTCCACTGTGGAGGTTGTGCATCAAAAATTCAATATGAATTGGATAAATTAGCTGAATTAGAAGGTGTTAATGTTGATTTTTATACAAAAAAATTGAAGTTTATACTAAAAGAAGAGGTAAATGAGGATGAACTTATTGAAAAATTAAATAAAATTGCAGATAAAGTAGAACCAGGAACATATTTTAAAAAAGTAAAAAATGATGATAGTAAATTGAGTGAAGATGAGGATACTCACGAACATAATCATTCTCATGGCAACGAATTAATTTCAAAATTAGATTTAATTATTCTAACAATTGGAATTACTCTTTTTGTTGTTGGATTAACATTACCAAAGAGTTTACAAAAAGATATAATTTTGATTATAGCATATGGACTATCGGGATATGATATATTGTTAAATGCTTTAAAAAATTTAAAAAGAGGAAAATTTTTAGATGAGAATTTTTTAATGAGTATAGCTACAGTTGGAGCTTTAGCTTTAGGTGACTTTGGAGAAGCTGCAGGTGTTATGATTTTCTATAAAATAGGTGAATTCTTTCAAGATATGGCAGTTAATAATTCAAAAAAATCTATAGAAAAATTAATGAGTATAAAACCAGAGTTTGCAAATGTAAAAGATAAAAATGGGATTATAGAAATGATGAATCCTTCAAAAGTAAAAGTAGGAGACATATTAATTATAAAACCTGGAGAAAGAGTTCCTTTAGATGGAGTTATTGTATCAGGAACAACAACATTAGATAAATCAGCTTTAACGGGAGAGTCAGTGCCAGTTATAGGTGAAGTAGGAAGTGAAATATTAAGTGGATCTATAAATATAAATGGTACTATTGAAGTAAAAACAACAAAAATATATTCTCAATCTACTGTTAGTAGAATAATAGACATGGTTCAAAGTGCTGGAAGTAAAAAAGCACATGCTGAAAAATTTATAACAAAATTTGCAAGATATTACACACCATTAGTTGTTTTTATGGCTATTTTAATAGGATTTGGAGTTCCATTATTTTACGATGGTAACTTTAAATTATGGTTTAGTAGAGCACTTATATTTTTAGTAATCTCTTGTCCATGTGCATTAGTTTTATCAGTACCTTTAACATTCTTTAGTTCTATTGGAAAAGGATCAAAAGATGGAATATTGATAAAAGGTGGAAATTATTTAGAAAGATTAAAAAATATAGATACAGTTGTATTTGATAAAACAGGTACTTTAACAAAGGGAAGTTTCAAAGTAACAAAGGTTGAGGTTATAAAGGGATCAGAAAAACGTCTAATGGAATATGCTAAGGCAGGTGAATTTTATTCAAACCATCCTATAGGAAAAGCTATATTAAATTATGGAGATGTTGAAATTTCAGAATGGGATATACAAGGACACAATGAAAAAGCTGGATATGGGGTAAATGCTCTTTATTCTGGAAAAGAGATTTTAGTAGGAAGTAGAAAATTCTTAGAAAGTCATAATATCAATGTTGAATTACCAGAAGCTTTTGGAACAGTAGTTTATGTTGCTGTAGATTCTGAATTTATTGGAAGAATTTTTGTAGAAGATGAGATAAAAGAAAACTCAAGAAAGACAATAGATGAGTTAAAATCACAGGGTATTGATGTGTATATGTTAACTGGAGATAATAAAAAAACAGGTAAACATATTGGAGATATTTTAGGAATAGATGAAGACAAAGTATGTACAAATCTTCTTCCGCAAGATAAAGTTAGTAAGTTAGAAGAGATAAAAAGTAAAAGTAAAAAAGGAACTATATTCGTGGGAGATGGAATAAACGATGCTCCAGTATTAGCTATGGCTGATATCGGAATTTCTATGGGGAAATTGGGAAGTGATATTGCAATAGAAAGTTCAGATATAGTTTTAATGAATGATGATCCTTATAAAATAATAGAAGCTTTACATTTGGGACAAAGAAATAATCAAGTTGTATTAGAAAATGTAGGGTTTGCTTTAGGAGTAAAAATAGTAGTTATGATTTTAGGAGTTTTAGGAATTGCAAATCTATGGTTAGCTATTTTTGCAGATGTAGGAGTATCGGTATTAGCTGTTTTAAATGCATCTAAAATTTTAAGTAAAAAAAATTAA
- the argS gene encoding arginine--tRNA ligase codes for MLTIEKQIEIILLETVNNLYPDKDLKPIEITVATNEKFGDFQSNFAMMNSKIIGGNPRAIAENVVNNIVENSVIDKIEIAGPGFLNIFLKDSYLGDLVKKISKEDYEFKGLNIEGDVIIDYSSPNIAKRMHIGHLRSTIIGDSIKRMYKYLGYNVVADNHIGDWGTQFGKLIIGYRNWLNQEAYKENAIEELERVYVEFTRQSEENPELEDQAREELKKLQDGDKENYRLWQEFIKVSLDEYAKLYNRMGINFDTYYGESFYHDLMPGVVEELENKKIAVEDQGAKVVFFQEEEKLHPCIVQKKDGAFLYATSDIATVKFRLANYNVNKLIYVTDERQQDHFRQFFRITDMLGWNVEKQHVWFGIMRFADGVFSTRKGNVIRLEELLDEGKRRAYEIVNEKNPELSEEEKDNIAEVVGTGAIKYADLSQNRQTAVIFEWDKILSFEGNTAPYLQYSYARIKSILRRAKEQNKDVKEDVIIKFVDKTERTLAHHLTQFPGVILKAADSCRPNLIADYLFELSKKFNSFYNACPILNQEDEILYSRLLLAERTAAVLKEGLNILGINTLERM; via the coding sequence ATGTTAACTATTGAAAAACAAATAGAAATAATTTTATTAGAAACAGTAAATAATCTTTATCCAGATAAAGATTTAAAACCAATAGAGATAACTGTAGCAACAAATGAAAAATTTGGAGATTTTCAATCAAATTTTGCTATGATGAATTCTAAAATAATTGGTGGTAATCCAAGAGCTATTGCTGAGAATGTTGTAAATAACATAGTTGAAAATAGTGTAATTGATAAAATAGAGATTGCAGGACCAGGATTTTTAAATATATTTTTAAAAGATTCATATTTAGGAGATTTAGTTAAAAAGATTTCAAAAGAGGATTATGAATTTAAAGGACTTAATATAGAAGGAGATGTAATAATAGATTACTCTTCGCCGAATATAGCAAAAAGAATGCATATTGGTCACTTAAGATCAACTATAATCGGAGATTCGATTAAAAGAATGTATAAGTATTTAGGTTATAATGTTGTGGCAGACAATCACATTGGAGATTGGGGAACTCAATTTGGAAAACTGATAATAGGATACAGAAACTGGCTTAATCAAGAGGCTTATAAAGAAAATGCTATTGAAGAATTAGAAAGAGTTTATGTTGAGTTTACAAGACAAAGTGAGGAAAATCCAGAACTTGAAGATCAAGCTAGAGAAGAGTTAAAAAAACTTCAAGATGGTGATAAGGAAAATTATAGATTATGGCAAGAGTTTATAAAAGTTTCTCTAGATGAATATGCAAAGTTATATAATAGAATGGGAATAAACTTTGATACATATTATGGTGAATCTTTTTATCATGATTTAATGCCAGGAGTAGTTGAAGAGTTAGAAAATAAGAAAATAGCAGTTGAAGATCAAGGAGCAAAAGTTGTATTTTTCCAAGAGGAAGAGAAACTACATCCTTGTATTGTTCAAAAGAAAGATGGAGCATTTTTATATGCAACTTCAGATATAGCAACTGTTAAATTTAGATTAGCTAATTATAATGTAAATAAATTAATATATGTAACAGATGAGAGACAGCAAGATCACTTTAGACAATTTTTTAGAATTACAGATATGTTAGGATGGAATGTTGAAAAGCAACATGTTTGGTTTGGAATAATGAGATTTGCTGATGGTGTGTTCTCTACTAGAAAAGGAAATGTAATTAGATTAGAGGAACTTTTAGATGAAGGTAAGAGAAGAGCTTATGAAATTGTAAATGAGAAAAATCCAGAATTATCAGAAGAGGAAAAAGATAATATAGCAGAAGTTGTAGGAACAGGAGCTATAAAGTATGCTGATTTATCACAAAACAGACAAACAGCAGTTATTTTTGAATGGGATAAAATTTTAAGCTTTGAAGGAAATACGGCTCCATATTTACAATACTCTTATGCAAGAATTAAATCTATATTAAGAAGAGCAAAAGAGCAGAATAAAGATGTTAAAGAGGATGTTATAATAAAGTTTGTAGATAAAACAGAAAGAACTTTAGCTCATCATTTAACACAATTCCCAGGAGTTATATTGAAAGCAGCTGATAGTTGTAGACCAAATTTAATAGCTGATTATTTATTTGAATTATCAAAAAAATTCAATAGCTTCTACAATGCATGTCCAATATTAAATCAAGAGGATGAAATTTTATATTCAAGATTGTTATTAGCTGAAAGAACAGCAGCAGTATTGAAAGAAGGATTGAATATTTTAGGAATAAATACATTAGAGAGAATGTAA
- a CDS encoding class I SAM-dependent methyltransferase yields the protein MKYLKNDILNIFKDSINDNNFIKGIFSNPTKESSYKKINLKPVQIKEDFFIQFESFANNKAFHKNELLADSFNILDEIIDTFKQILIVTSNQEIQVLQNKKGFSIKRKNTESKILELSHNKQKNYILQDNTPIPFLIRLGVMSEAGKVSKEKFNKFRQINRYLEFIEDTLKELQEKKLIGNSMKIIDFGCGKSYLTFALYHYLKNIKNLNIDVIGLDLKEDVINHCNIIAKDLNFNNLQFLKGDIKDFDIFKDVDLIFSLHACNNATDYSILKGLELGAKAILAVPCCQSEINQKIDKSPTTELKGVLSPFGNHGILQERFSSLATDALRALSLELCGYNTKVMEFIDMEHTPKNILIKAILGSPSEEKLEEKRKEYNRYLQFLGVNPLLDSLLKNYFKK from the coding sequence ATGAAATACCTAAAAAATGATATTTTAAATATTTTTAAAGATAGTATTAATGATAATAATTTTATAAAAGGAATTTTTTCAAATCCTACAAAAGAAAGTTCTTATAAAAAAATAAATTTAAAACCTGTTCAAATAAAAGAAGATTTTTTTATACAGTTCGAAAGTTTTGCAAATAATAAGGCTTTTCATAAAAATGAACTTTTAGCTGATAGCTTTAACATTTTGGATGAAATTATTGATACATTTAAACAAATTTTAATAGTTACATCTAATCAAGAGATTCAAGTTTTACAAAATAAAAAAGGTTTTTCTATAAAAAGAAAAAATACTGAAAGTAAAATATTAGAACTTTCACACAATAAACAAAAAAATTATATTTTACAAGATAACACACCTATCCCATTTTTAATTAGACTTGGAGTTATGTCTGAAGCCGGAAAAGTTAGTAAAGAAAAATTTAATAAATTTAGACAAATAAACAGATATTTAGAATTTATTGAAGATACACTAAAAGAGTTACAAGAAAAAAAACTTATTGGTAATTCAATGAAAATAATTGATTTTGGATGTGGTAAATCATACTTAACTTTTGCTTTGTATCATTATTTAAAAAATATTAAAAATTTAAATATTGATGTTATCGGCTTAGATTTAAAAGAGGATGTTATTAACCATTGTAATATCATTGCTAAAGATTTAAACTTTAATAATTTACAGTTCTTAAAAGGAGATATTAAAGATTTTGATATTTTTAAAGATGTTGACTTAATATTCTCACTACATGCTTGTAATAATGCTACTGACTACTCTATTCTTAAAGGATTAGAATTAGGTGCTAAAGCTATTTTAGCTGTACCTTGCTGCCAGTCAGAAATAAATCAAAAAATAGATAAATCCCCAACAACAGAATTAAAAGGAGTTCTATCGCCTTTTGGGAATCATGGTATTTTACAAGAACGATTTAGTTCTTTAGCCACAGATGCTCTAAGAGCTCTTTCTTTAGAACTTTGTGGTTATAATACAAAAGTTATGGAATTCATAGATATGGAACATACTCCTAAAAATATTCTAATCAAGGCTATTTTAGGTTCTCCTTCAGAAGAGAAACTAGAAGAAAAAAGAAAAGAATATAATAGATACTTACAATTTTTAGGTGTTAATCCGCTTTTAGATAGTTTACTTAAAAATTATTTTAAAAAATAA